A single genomic interval of Daucus carota subsp. sativus chromosome 1, DH1 v3.0, whole genome shotgun sequence harbors:
- the LOC108218715 gene encoding nuclear transcription factor Y subunit B-3 yields MEFHQNNNGREVVVEDERHLIAGAPSPESPCSKSYCNNTNNNSNNNNNCNCQTNTSNTSNNKEQDRFLPIANVGRIMKKGIPANGKISKDAKETVQECVSEFISFVTGEASDKCQREKRKTINGDDIIWAITILGFEDYVTPLKHYLAKYRELEGEKLNVPKQQRLHDQKAGMQYPSSSVYSPPNLISQPSFVPSDPTFSLPFPQNSMQPQYKQESIDAVGHW; encoded by the coding sequence ATGGAATTTCACCAAAATAACAATGGAAGAGAAGTTGTGGTCGAAGATGAGAGGCATCTAATAGCAGGAGCCCCGAGCCCTGAAAGCCCGTGCTCCAAAAGCTATTGCAACAACaccaacaacaacagcaacaacaacaacaactgcAATTGCCAGACCAATACTTCCAACACAAGCAACAACAAAGAACAGGACAGGTTCCTCCCCATCGCCAACGTGGGGAGGATCATGAAAAAAGGCATCCCAGCCAACGGCAAGATCTCCAAGGACGCCAAGGAGACGGTCCAAGAATGCGTGTCCGAATTCATCAGCTTTGTCACGGGAGAGGCCTCTGATAAATGCCAACGCGAGAAGAGGAAAACCATCAACGGGGATGACATTATCTGGGCCATAACCATTCTTGGTTTCGAAGATTATGTCACTCCGTTAAAGCATTATCTGGCCAAGTACAGAGAATTAGAAGGCGAGAAGCTTAACGTCCCGAAACAACAACGGCTGCATGATCAGAAAGCAGGCATGCAGTACCCCAGTAGTAGTGTATATTCACCGCCCAATCTCATTTCTCAGCCGTCTTTTGTGCCCAGTGATCCCACTTTCTCCTTGCCTTTCCCGCAAAACTCAATGCAACCGCAGTACAAACAGGAGAGCATTGATGCTGTGGGACATTGGTAA
- the LOC108195396 gene encoding probable methyltransferase PMT26: MALGKYSRLDGRKSPTSYCSTATFVVFIGLCLVGVWMMTSSSIVPVENMEETAQELKTEIKESRESEEASVETDKKSESDSNIIAEIEKKSESDTSSESNTSGEMEKNSEADTSSEKNTSTESSTGSESITSGEENTSSEGNRSDESNTSNEGNKDSKSDASSENNTNESKTSGESDKNSENISTSENNANSENNSNNESKMSSSNLISESNTSTDTSSNSESNTSSESKPYTETNASSESNTASENSESNTGNDNNSNSESKADTEANTSSESNTDSENNASSEKNSDSESNTSNDNNSSSESSTKDDSNSDSGSTESNTNSESNTDIESGSGSSAGDESSTSNKSQPRQFDDNPGNLPEDATKGDNVTVTSSERNSTQPETTYEQHAEGSQEQKPENQSGKEDTNASKSETGNVEDRKEDKVSDTEDKESKDGGKNSGINEKNWVYGKSISGGKGEEEAKVTTSKSDEGDDKSEMSNESGYKDKMDSNSTEIHEKEELLLSGAHSELLNQTVTEEGAWKTQVAESKKETHKSLEPSEKPGTGWKLCNATAGPDYIPCLDNMQAIKSLPSTKHYEHRERHCPDDLPTCLVPLPEGYQRSVEWPTSRDKIWYHNVPHTKLADIKGHQNWVKFSGDYLTFPGGGTQFKHGALHYIDIIQQIAPAIDWGKRSRVVLDVGCGVASFGGFLFDRDALTMSFAPKDEHEAQVQFALERGIPAFLAVMGTKRLPFPGKVFDVVHCARCRVPWHIEGGKLLLELNRLLRPGGYFVWSATPIYRVRPEDVQIWEAMKKLAKEICWELITIGKDTLNEVGLAVFKKPSSNKCYESRALKKPPLCSDTDDPNASWNVPLQVCMHKIPENETERGSRWPEQWPARLEKPPYWLLSSQVGVYGKPAPDDFVADYEHWKRVVSKSYVSGLGINWSTVRNVMDMRAVYGGFAAALRELNVWVMNVVNVDAPDTLPIIYERGLFGMYHDWCESFSTYPRTYDLIHADHLFSKIKKKCNFEAFVVEVDRILRPEGKLIVRDNVQTIKELETMFKSMQWEVYMSYAKDQEGLLCLQKSIWRPHDAITLSYAIA; this comes from the exons ATGGCTTTAGGAAAATACTCAAGACTTGATGGCAGGAAATCTCCGACAAGTTATTGTTCAACTGCGACTTTTGTTGTGTTTATTGGACTGTGTTTGGTTGGAGTTTGGATGATGACATCCTCGTCGATTGTTCCTGTTGAGAATATGGAGGAGACGGCTCAAGAGCTCAAGACCGAGATAAAGGAATCCAGGGAGAGCGAGGAGGCAAGCGTTGAGACTGATAAAAAGAGTGAGAGCGACTCTAATATCATTGCTGAGATTGAAAAAAAGAGTGAGAGCGACACAAGTAGTGAGAGCAACACAAGTGGTGAGATGGAAAAAAACAGTGAGGCCGACACAAGTAGTGAGAAGAACACAAGCACGGAGAGCAGCACAGGTAGTGAGAGCATTACAAGTGGTGAAGAGAATACAAGCAGTGAGGGCAATAGAAGCGATGAGAGCAATACAAGTAATGAGGGCAATAAAGACAGCAAGAGCGATGCAAGTAGTGAGAACAATACTAATGAGAGCAAGACAAGTGGAGAGAGTGACAAAAACAGTGAAAATATCAGTACTAGTGAGAACAATGCAAACAGTGAAAACAATTCAAACAATGAAAGCAAAATGAGTAGCAGTAATTTAATCAGTGAAAGCAACACGAGTACTGATACCAGCTCAAACAGCGAGAGCAACACAAGTAGTGAGAGCAAGCCTTATACTGAAACCAACGCGAGCAGTGAGAGCAACACGGCTAGTGAGAACAGTGAAAGCAACACGGGTAATGATAACAACTCAAACAGCGAGAGCAAGGCAGATACTGAGGCCAACACAAGCAGTGAGAGCAACACTGATAGTGAGAACAATGCAAGCAGTGAGAAAAATTCAGACAGTGAGAGCAACACGAGTAATGATAACAACTCAAGTAGTGAGAGCAGCACAAAGGATGATAGCAATTCGGACAGTGGGAGCACTGAAAGCAACACGAATAGCGAAAGCAACACGGACATTGAGAGTGGCAGTGGGAGTAGTGCAGGTGATGAGAGCAGCACAAGTAATAAAAGTCAGCCTAGGCAGTTTGATGACAATCCTGGTAATCTACCAGAGGATGCAACCAAAGGGGACAATGTAACTGTAACCAGTAGTGAAAGAAATTCTACTCAACCTGAGACGACATATGAGCAGCACGCAGAAGGCAGCCAGGAACAGAAGCCAGAAAACCAGAGCGGAAAAGAAGACACTAATGCATCAAAATCTGAGACAGGAAATGTAGAAGATCGAAAAGAAGATAAGGTATCTGATACAGAGGATAAAGAATCTAAAGATGGTGGGAAAAATTCAGgaattaatgaaaaaaattggGTGTATGGGAAAAGCATTTCTGGTGGAAAAGGGGAAGAGGAAGCGAAAGTAACTACATCAAAATCAGATGAAGGAGATGACAAATCAGAAATGTCTAATGAATCAGGATACAAAGATAAAATGGATAGTAATTCTACAGAGATTCATGAAAAGGAGGAGTTGTTACTTTCTGGAGCTCATTCAGAGCTTTTGAACCAGACTGTGACTGAGGAGGGGGCTTGGAAAACACAGGTAGCAGAGTCAAAGAAGGAAACACATAAGTCTTTAGAGCCTTCTGAAAAACCCGGCACTGGTTGGAAACTCTGCAATGCCACAGCTGGGCCAGATTACATTCCATGCCTCGATAATATGCAAGCAATAAAGAGCCTTCCAAGCACCAAACATTATGAACATAGGGAGAGACACTGTCCAGACGACTTACCAACGTGCCTCGTTCCACTTCCTGAAGGATACCAGCGTTCAGTTGAGTGGCCTACAAGCAGGGATAAG ATATGGTACCATAATGTACCCCATACAAAGCTCGCGGATATTAAGGGACACCAAAATTGGGTTAAATTTAGTGGTGATTACCTTACCTTTCCTGGCGGAGGAACCCAATTTAAGCATGGGGCTCTACATTACATTGACATCATACAGCAG ATTGCCCCTGCTATTGACTGGGGAAAACGATCACGTGTGGTATTGGATGTTGGATGCGGGGTTGCTAGCTTTGGAGGTTTTCTTTTTGATAGAGATGCGTTGACCATGTCATTTGCCCCAAAAGACGAACATGAAGCTCAGGTGCAATTTGCTCTTGAAAGGGGGATTCCTGCTTTTTTAGCTGTAATGGGCACAAAGAGACTTCCATTCCCAGGAAAAGTCTTTGACGTTGTTCACTGTGCGCGATGCAGGGTTCCTTGGCATATCGAAG GTGGCAAGCTTCTCTTGGAGCTGAATCGTTTACTCCGCCCTGGTGGTTATTTTGTGTGGTCTGCTACACCAATTTACCGGGTAAGGCCTGAAGATGTTCAAATATGGGAAG CAATGAAGAAACTAGCAAAAGAAATCTGCTGGGAACTTATTACAATTGGTAAAGATACTCTCAATGAAGTAGGTCTTGCTGTATTTAAGAAACCCAGTTCTAATAAGTGCTACGAATCAAGAGCACTTAAAAAGCCACCCCTGTGCAGCGACACTGATGATCCAAATGCATCCTG GAATGTGCCATTGCAAGTGTGCATGCACAAAATACCAGAAAATGAAACAGAACGTGGTTCAAGATGGCCAGAACAGTGGCCTGCAAGATTGGAGAAACCACCCTACTGGTTGTTAAGTTCACAGGTTGGAGTTTATGGAAAGCCTGCACCTGATGATTTTGTGGCAGACTATGAACACTGGAAACGCGTTGTGAGCAAGTCATACGTGAGTGGGTTGGGGATTAACTGGTCTACAGTGAGGAATGTCATGGACATGAGAGCAGTCTATGGAGG ATTTGCTGCTGCTCTAAGAGAATTAAATGTGTGGGTCATGAATGTAGTGAACGTTGATGCTCCTGATACACTACCTATAATATATGAACGCGGACTATTTGGAATGTATCATGACTGGTGTGAATCATTTAGCACATACCCTCGAACATACGATCTCATCCATGCAGATCATCTCTTCTCCAAGATTAAAAAGAA ATGCAATTTTGAGGCATTTGTTGTAGAAGTTGATCGTATTTTAAGACCAGAAGGAAAGCTTATTGTGCGCGACAACGTCCAGACCATTAAGGAACTAGAGACAATGTTTAAATCTATGCAATGGGAAGTCTACATGTCCTATGCAAAGGACCAAGAAGGGTTGCTGTGTTTGCAGAAGTCAATCTGGCGTCCTCACGATGCAATAACACTCTCATACGCCATCGCTTAA
- the LOC108205312 gene encoding DNA polymerase delta catalytic subunit, giving the protein MNNGKSKKRGAPAPPAKTPPQKQHATTEIEEDDMLDEDVFLDETLLHEEEELLLRDMDEREAIALRLAKWKRPTLSPAYLSQSTNILFQQLEIDYVIGESHKELLPNSSGPAAIIRIFGVTREGHSVCCNVHGFEPYFYISCPPGMGPDDISNFHRILEGRMRESNRNSNVPKFVRRIEMVQKKSIMYYQQQSLQPFLKIVVALPTMVASCRGILDRGIQIDGLGMKSFVTYESNILFALRFMIDCNIVGGNWIEVLTGKYKKTAKNLSYCQLEFDCLFSNLVSHVPEGEYSKMAPFRILSFDIECAGRKGLFPEPTHDPVIQVANLVTLQGEDQPFIRNVMTLKSCSPIVGVDVMSFDTEKEVLLAWRDLIREVDPDIIIGYNICKFDLPYLIQRAEALGIAEFPILGRVRNSRVRVKDATFSSRQYGTRESKEVTIEGRVQFDLFQAMQRDYKLSSYSLNSVSAHFLGEQKEDVHHSIISDLQNGNPETRRRLAVYCLKDAYLPQRLLDKLMYIYNYVEMARVTGVPISFLLSRGQSIKVLSQLLRKAKQRNLVIPNAKQAGSEQGTFEGATVLEARAGFYEKPIATLDFASLYPSIMMAYNLCYCTLVTPEDVRKLALPPESIHKTPSGDTFVKSNLQKGILPEILEELLAARKRAKADLKEAKDPLEKAVLDGRQLALKISANSVYGFTGATIGQLPCLEISSSVTSYGRQMIEHTKKLVEDKFTTLNGYEHNVEVIYGDTDSVMVLFGVTNVEAAMDLGREAAEYISRTFTKPIKLEFEKVYYPYLLISKKRYAGLLWTNPNKFDKMDTKGIETVRRDNCLLVKNLVTECLHKILIDRDIPSAVQYVKNTISDLLKNRMDLSLLVITKGLTKTGENYEVKAAHVELAERMRKRDAATAPNVGDRVPYVIVKAAKGAKAYERSEDPIYVLENNIPIDPQYYLENQISKPLLRIFEPILKNASKELLQGDHTRSISISTPSSGGIMKFAKKKLSCIGCKALISNSDSTICAHCKGREAELYCKTVSTVSELEKLFGRLWTQCQECQGSLHQDVLCTSRDCPIFYRRKKAQKDMAEAKIQLDRWNF; this is encoded by the exons ATGAACAACGGCAAATCGAAGAAGCGGGGCGCTCCGGCGCCGCCGGCCAAAACGCCGCCGCAAAAACAGCACGCCACGACGGAGATTGAGGAGGATGATATGCTCGACGAGGACGTTTTTCTCGATGAAACCCTACTTCACGAAGAGGAAGAGCTGTTACTTCGCGACATGGACGAGCGAGAAGCAATTGCTTTGCGTCTCGCTAAGTGGAAGCGCCCGACGCTGTCGCCGGCTTATTTGTCGCAGTCTACGAATATTT TATTCCAGCAGCTGGAAATAGATTATGTGATCGGAGAGAGTCACAAAGAGTTGTTGCCTAATTCTTCTGGTCCTGCTGCTATTATTCGAATCTTTGGCGTCACAAGAGAAG GTCATAGTGTTTGTTGCAATGTGCATGGATTTGAACCCTATTTCTATATCAGCTGCCCTCCAGGGATGGGACCTGATGACATCTCCAATTTTCATAGGATCCTTGAG GGGAGGATGAGAGAATCTAACAGAAATAGTAACGTTCCCAAATTTGTTCGTCGTATAGAAATGGTTCAAAAAAAGAGCATCATGTATTATCAGCAACAGAGTTTACAGCCATTTCTAAAAATCGTTGTTGCATTGCCAACAATGGTTGCCAGCTGTCGTG GCATACTTGATAGAGGCATACAAATTGATGGTCTTGGCATGAAGAGCTTTGTGACCTATGAGAGTAACATTCTATTTGCTCTCCGCTTCATGATAGACTGCAATATTGTTGGGGGCAACTGGATTGAAGTTCTGACTGGAAAATATAAGAAGACAGCAAAAAATTTATCTTATTGTCAGTTAGAGTTTGATTGCCT TTTTTCAAATTTGGTAAGCCATGTTCCAGAGGGAGAATACTCTAAGATGGCTCCATTTCGTATATTGAGTTTTGACATTGAGTGTGCTGGTCGTAAAGGTCTGTTCCCTGAGCCTACCCATGATCCCGTTATTCAG GTGGCCAATTTAGTTACTTTGCAGGGAGAAGATCAACCTTTCATTAGGAATGTAATGACTCTAAAATCATGCTCGCCAATAGTTGGTGTTGACGTAATGTCGTTTGACACAGAGAAAGAAGTATTGCTAGCTTGGAGG GATCTCATACGCGAAGTGGATCCAGATATCATTATTGGATATAACATCTGCAAATTTGATTTGCCTTACCTCATTCAG AGGGCTGAAGCCTTGGGAATAGCAGAATTTCCAATACTGGGCCGTGTCAGAAATAGCAGGGTTCGTGTTAAAGATGCTACCTTTTCTTCTAG ACAGTATGGGACAagagaaagcaaagaagttacCATTGAAGGAAGAGTTCAATTTGATTTATTTCAG GCTATGCAAAGGGATTATAAGTTAAGCTCATACTCTTTGAATTCTGTTTCTGCTCATTTTCTTGGCGAGCAG AAAGAGGATGTTCATCATTCAATCATATCAGACCTTCAGAATGGTAACCCAGAAACTAGGAGGCGGTTGGCTGTATATTGTTTAAAG GATGCTTATCTGCCTCAGCGGCTTTTGGATAAGTTGATGTACATTTACAATTATGTGGAAATGGCTAGAGTAACAGGTGTCCCTATCTCATTTCTTCTTTCTAGAGGGCAGAGCATCAAG GTCCTTTCTCAACTTTTAAGGAAAGCTAAACAAAGGAATCTGGTTATACCAAATGCCAAACAAGCAGGATCTGAACAGGGAACATTTGAGGGTGCAACC GTACTGGAGGCAAGGGCCGGATTTTATGAGAAGCCGATAGCAACACTAGATTTTGCATCTTTATATCCATCAATCATGATGGCATATAATTTATGTTATTGCACTTTG GTTACACCTGAAGATGTCCGCAAACTCGCCCTGCCTCCAGAAAGTATACATAAAACTCCATCAGGCGATACATTTGTCAAATCAAATTTACAGAAG GGAATTCTTCCAGAAATACTTGAAGAATTGTTAGCTGCTCGAAAAAGAGCCAAAGCAGATTTGAAG GAAGCAAAAGATCCGCTTGAGAAGGCTGTCTTAGATGGGCGTCAGCTGGCTTTGAAG ATAAGTGCAAATTCTGTATATGGGTTTACAGGAGCCACTATTGGTCAATTACCATGTTTAGAAATATCCTCCAGTGTTACGAGCTATG GTCGACAGATGATTGAACATACCAAAAAACTCGTGGAAGATAAATTTACTACACTTAATGGATACGAGCACAATGTTGAG GTCATATATGGAGATACAGATTCCGTTATGGTTTTATTTGGTGTGACAAATGTGGAAGCAGCTATGGATCTTGGTAGGGAAGCTGCTGAATACATTAGCAGAACGTTCACGAAA CCCATAAAACTAGAGTTTGAGAAGGTTTACTATCCATATTTACTGATTAGCAAGAAGAGATATGCTGGTCTTTTGTGGACTAACCCGAACAAGTTTGACAAAATGGACACCAAAG GAATTGAAACAGTTCGAAGAGACAATTGCTTATTGGTTAAAAACTTGGTTACCGAATGCCTTCACAAAATACTAATAGACAGAGACATTCCTAGTGCTGTTCAGTATGTTAAGAATACCATTTCCGATCTTCTTAAAAACCGGATGGATTTGTCTCTTTTAGTTATTACCAAG GGTTTGACTAAAACAGGAGAGAACTATGAAGTGAAGGCAGCACATGTTGAACTAGCAGAACGAATGCGTAAG AGAGATGCTGCTACTGCTCCAAATGTTGGTGATCGAGTACCATATGTTATTGTTAAAGCTGCTAAAGGTGCCAAG GCTTATGAACGGTCAGAAGATCCTATTTATGTCCTTGAAAACAACATACCAATAGATCCTCAGTACTACCTTGAAAACCAAATTAGCAAG CCACTTTTAAGGATATTTGAGCCCATCTTGAAGAATGCAAGTAAGGAACTTCTCCAAGGAGATCACACAAGATCTATTTCTATATCTACTCCCTCAAGTGGTGGCATAATGAAATTTGCTAAAAAAAAGCTCAGTTGCATTGGCTGCAAAGCGTTGATTAG TAATTCAGACAGTACTATCTGCGCCCACTGCAAAGGAAGAGAAGCAGAACTTTATTGCAAAACTGTATCAACTg TGTCAGAGTTGGAGAAACTATTTGGTAGGCTTTGGACCCAGTGCCAGGAGTGTCAAGGTTCTCTTCATCAGGATGTGCTGTGCACTAG TCGAGATTGTCCAATATTTTACCGGAGGAAGAAAGCACAGAAAGACATGGCAGAAGCCAAAATCCAGTTAGATAGGTGGAATTTCTGA